CTATTGGTCTGGCATTAGCAATTTTTGCGGTAATTGGTCCCTTAACATGGTTTACCGTCTATTTTAGTCAGCAAAACCGTGACATGCTTTTAGCAGCAGAATTTCAAAACGCCTTGTTCTCGGCAGCGGCACGCTTAAAAACCAAATTTGTTATTATCGTTAAGCAAGACGGTACAATCTTTTATTTTGACCGTGGCTTCCAACAGGTGTTTCCCGAAACCAACAGCCGCGGCACCTTAATGATTGATAAAATCTTTAATGCCAAGCAAATCACGCCAGTAGAAGCCGACAAGCTCTATCGTGCGCTGGATGAGGAACGCTCCGAAACCGTATTCATTCACTTGCAAAACGAAAAGGGTGAAGAACAAAAGGTGATTGTCACTGTGGATCCACTGCCCCGCCCCAGCGGATTTTATATCATGCGTGGCCGCGATTATATTGTAAAACGCTACGAGCGCAGCGCAGTTCAAAGCAACTCCACACCTATGGCAGAAAACCAGCATGTTTCTGCCACGATGTCGCACATGATGCATACTATTCCTTATGGCCTATATACCACCGACGCAGAGGGTAAGATTCTGTTTATGAATTACCGTTTGGAAAGCTGGCTGGGATACGCACAAAACGAAGTGGCCAGCAAAAAACTCTCCTTACTGGATATTATTCCTCAGCAAAACACCGCCACTGCCGAAAGTATTTTGCTTAAAGATTGCGATGGTGAGGTGCAGTTTAAATGCAAAGATGGCCGCGCCATTCAAATGCATATGCAACAAGAACTGACCAAAGATGCCAATGGCGGATTAGTAGGGTCTGTTGCTATTTTGCGCCCAGAAACTCCTATGAGTATGGAAATTGCGCCACGCTCCGCTATTGCAGAGGCACGCGCCGAAGAAGAGCAAGCACCAATAAGCAGCCCTTCCCTTACAGCAGGTAAAAAATTCTGATATGACCGATAGCGCTAAATATGAAGCTTTTCTGGAAATTTACTTTGGTGAATTCTTAGAAACCAATCCGATTCCCATAGCGCGATTAGGAGAAGATGGGGCAATCATCAATTGCAATCACCCATTCAGACGTTTAACACAGCGCCTCACTAATGCCCAGAACACATGGACGCTCTATGACGATATCAAACCTGAGTGTCATCCCATATTAGAAAAACTTCTTAGCGATGCTTTCGCTGGCAATTGTACATCCAAACCAGTGTCACTTGAATTAAAAGGGGCGGATTCTGATAGTGAGGCACGCACTACCGTTTCACTCTACATCACATGTTTACAGCCTTCCGGCGTAGAAAAGCACATGATTATTGTGCATCTTATTGATAATACAGAGCAAAAAAATCTTGAAATGCGCTTTGCCCATTCGCAAAAAATGCAGGCGGTGGGGCAACTCGCCGGTGGCGTTGCGCATGATTTCAATAACTTGCTCACAGCGATGATTGGATTTTGCGATTTACTGCTCATGCGTCACCCCGCAGGCGACCCTTCCTTTGCAGATATTATGCAAATTAAACAAAATGCCAATCGTGCGGCTAATCTGGTGCGCCAGTTGCTGGCATTTTCGCGCCGCCAAACCCTGCAACCCAAAGTGCT
This region of Alphaproteobacteria bacterium genomic DNA includes:
- a CDS encoding PAS domain S-box protein → MAQPRRSSDTFNEDESGDFIVRRRILPVWQLIILFLLSFTVLFVVATNANMLGGSIGLALAIFAVIGPLTWFTVYFSQQNRDMLLAAEFQNALFSAAARLKTKFVIIVKQDGTIFYFDRGFQQVFPETNSRGTLMIDKIFNAKQITPVEADKLYRALDEERSETVFIHLQNEKGEEQKVIVTVDPLPRPSGFYIMRGRDYIVKRYERSAVQSNSTPMAENQHVSATMSHMMHTIPYGLYTTDAEGKILFMNYRLESWLGYAQNEVASKKLSLLDIIPQQNTATAESILLKDCDGEVQFKCKDGRAIQMHMQQELTKDANGGLVGSVAILRPETPMSMEIAPRSAIAEARAEEEQAPISSPSLTAGKKF